ctgaccgaagtgtcaaacggtagtgtgttagaaagagaaaggaattgttccCTTCttatacatatcatacttgtaaacctgtactatggtcaGATCTTAATAACCTAATAAAATGGTGAAATGCGAACATCATGTCATTAAACCTATCTAAATGCAACTTCATGTGTTTTACACGTAAGCCCTTTCATCCCCATGCTCACGTGCTTGGTGATTACATTAttaagcattgtaaattttaccaagtagcgcaactaacagctgatcgctcaaaatttgcacacacacacacaaacatcactaatggccatattacggaaatcttagggaaattgaagttaaatttttaaacagacataaaatgttatagttttggaatatatagcatctaggacaccttaattggagtaattgaaagaaaatgtttacttatactcaagtatttaattattttttctaaatttatctttaatattgatgcaatgattgatccaatgcaactctggtcttcctactgttcttcattccactccattcgagtgcctattttcacggcttgcgagtgccttccactctattcgcaacataacctcgaattaagctgccaaactatatagtaaacaatgttatTAACCAAGTCACAAGCTTCTCTGACCCAGGCGTATTAATGGCTGGGGTCCATTTTAAATCACACGTTTAATCTTGTGTAAATAGGGCTAAAGGTACCTTGGCGTTTGTTAAACGATGGTCCAAGGAATTTAACGATCCATATGTTACTAAAATTCTCTTTACATCATATTGGAGtatgcttcgataatctggaacccgcgttatcaggttcattgtgATAAACTGGAATCGGTCCTTGGGATACTCACGGAATCTTCCGCCCTACAGTAGCCGATTGGAACTTTTACAGTTGCCTACGCTACAGAGCCGCAGAGAGATGCTTGGTGTtatatttatagtaaaacttaTAAGAGGGATGATTTCTAGCCCATTCTTGCTCGGcgaaatttatttaaatgttcCAGTCAGACCATCTAGACATCTTCAACTACTGCACACAATTATTAGATCAAACTTTGAAATGCAGGAACCGCTTCGTAGCCTATTACAGAATTTCAATAAACACTGGAAAAACTTAGACTCTTGCGACTCGATATTCGGAATTAAAAAATATCTACTTACCACCTTAAACACGTAGGTCAAATCGAATGGGTTCCGACCCCCTATAACTCTGTAATAAATATCTTTTTAACCTCTGTACGTTAATTAagcaactaaatttttttttaaaattattattggcctttggcctcgagctcataaaatagtttaataagcaactaaattaaaaaacttattttattttgactttgaCTATGCGCCTATAACTTTCAGTTAAGTGTTTGCTTTTTGGTTTGTATAATTGTTTATTTGATTCGTTGACCTGTAAAtaaataatgtatgtatataatgcgCTGCATCTGTTATATTGAATTCTATGTATTTTGTTCTTGTAATTatataattgtattctaatttgttatttttaatttttcttgtatttcaaaTTGTTACCTATCTGTGAGGACTGCGTCctgtagataaataaataaataaaataagtaaataaatatttcgaaaaactaacgaaatacaagaaaaatacaacctagttcgataggttttttgacattcggccgttttttctttatttttttctgacaaatgaaaattttgtttttagtttgaaaatttggtgcataaaaacacaattaaaatttcTTGTGAGAaatgaaccattagagaccgacaTAATTTTCGGTTGTTATttctttttattgttaaaaatgttaatgtaaaagtaaaatgtaaaaaataaacaaaaacatgtcaaactcactaattatgAGGGGATAGTGCTCTCGCTTTTTCATaacagaaattttttttgtattttcaagttccgataaagtttcgtcagtttttttagtttggaatgcaaacaaaaataaagtagtgtaatATATGCTTAAGGCCAAGGCAAATACATGCCAGgtgcaaagcgaattcaaccaattcgccgtgcagaagaatgtcaagtcaaaagaaaaactttgataatagtctagaacaggggtcgactgctaggtaaggttaggttgaactggccggtccatgaggacctcgcatagactgaatgagcccgtagtgttaccagaagtttgttttaacgaccaaactgaaaaaccctatcaaaaccacgACCTATGCTGTAAAATAACtcggtcctcttggcaaataccagaagcttcctaggacttaagccacttgctgcttctagatctgactgctgtatcagtcctaatagctggagtcttagcctgacaaacgcagggcatgagcacagaacgtgctcgatcgtttcctcctccagcacacagttcctacatctgctatcactgaccaagcctaatttaaaggcatgtgacgtcagaaggcagtgtccagtcagaataccagtcatgaatctacagtcctctcgttttaatgatagaagcaactgtgttagtcgaaggttgtaagacctagacataatcttcgacactttacagcctcgcgcttgaacctacgccttttccacttggtcgatcatgtgcacctctcgccttcgcttaatctcgtccagtctaattgggGTGTCTACCGAGCAAGCTTCATTCGcaagctagttcatctgctttttcattcccatctattcccatatgccctgggaccagggccgcagagagccgagccgggcccctgggacagttcgcgtttgcgtctgcgaatatggaaactaccgattcaaaactaatgctgcgagcaaggctggattccaacgccaatgttccaaggcttgtcaagcgattttggctcacaagagaacgtaaacaatttttcacgcgcgacaatagactaaaagaacgttccccttcagccacactgactggaagtgtgcaaaatattcttactGCTATgaagatgttaggaaataataattccatcttcaagtcatgaaatttgttcagaagttgaaatggtggcagcgagtcacatcccaaatttgctaagtggatggctttgagatgaatgatttcatctattagatccgtaaaaatatcgatgccataaatcgtgcagaatgccgctgccttttctctgagctcttcttccgtaaATTAATCGCAAtatcatttacggcttcgaaacgtcttgtcatcttaccaatcaagcagtccaaaagaacgttaaaaacttgctgtttgaattgagtttcggaataaCACTCAGGTGAAATGCCAGGCAATTCATCTAACTGGCGCTTTCtcatcttccttcttttctctgcgaaggtattcacaactcctatactccctgccagaaccttacattcttgaagtatgatcgaccattgatcccttaacttcttcaactcatcaatcaggcaaCGTATATTTTCTGTGTCctgtgtggcatttctagcttgcagtaccagatttcgatggttgagtaccgtcaacactttgagccaaatggaggctaagaggatacactcaaaatttccccatatatgcttcaacaCCTTTCAAAACCGTTACtgttctgaactcagattcaaaagcttgatttcatcaatagctttcaatatttgggaaATGTCAGTTACGAAaagtttcacactatccacacgagcagatgtttgtgacatgctgtgcaaggagcaattcgttttttccttgagaatttcccatctctgagggcttgcgctaaagatattatacaatttctgcataataccgaaaaatgtgatgacttctacacaacattcagcagcttgcgcTCCACATAattttaaactatgacaagcacaaggtgcaaatatttccaggaagttatctctcaggatattactctgcgctcctttgtaatgaccgctcatattatgccattatcatacccttgcccacggcagtcatccagggaAATATTGTTAGTTAAAGCATTTTTAACAGATAGAGcttataaaattatgtcaaaaccgtttatctaacttaaaatcacattttatttcgattatgactatgccccatagtatttgttTGGACGCTTATGATTTTAgcttagtgattttcaattttaaaacaattttttgtagcaacaaaatatgtatgcttttccttgccgggcccccaaaaaccttccggacCCCAGGGCAATTGCTTGatgttgtatttttttaattttgaatgatCCACATCTCTTCCAATTATACTCAGAATATGGTTTAGTATGGCTTTGTCCGTTTCTCCATCTTTGCTTTTTAGCCAAACTTCAAAGAGTGCATTTCGTGAAATAGCCGTAactacccagcaaaaatctagtgaccaaagatggcgaccaacaacaaaatatcccacattgttccacaattattagtatggcagaatgagatggcctaattgaaatgcccgatacatatatgcttgccttttcttacatgctatgtaccctcaaatacgtcacaaaaattttatgcgaatccaccatttgttattttcagcttgaaacgcaacagcagagtaagaaaaatttatttacaaataatttaggatataataaaaactaaatttaaattaagtgttgtgtgcgctacggtatttgcatttatattttccacaaaggaaccaaaatcaagtgatttttaatggatgtaggttattgcatttttggtagcatctacagtgaataattcaattcgtgcatataaaaaacgtttatacataaattaatatgagcTATGGAATTTTCAATGAAACTAGGTGCCATACTATTGGTGTCCTGTGAAAATTATAGATGTAAATGGTGAAGAAAAAGAATTTCCATTGACAAAAAGTGATTTATCAACATATTTTCCCAATCGCTTAGCGCTGAGTTTTGAAGCAGAAGAGGTACGTCATTGCATTTTAGAGCACAAAACACAAAGTGATTTACTTGATCAcaaagaaagtttggcattgtAATATATTGAGGATCAAATTCGTAGACAATTGGGCGTTACTTACGCAGAGGATAAAACAAATTTGTGCAAATTGTTCGAATAAGAAATTCACATCggaattttaaaacaattgttttttttttaattaaattaatatatgtaACATGTAACTAACAAAAATATCTACGAGCTTTTCAATGCTTTTTATACCCGCGTACTAGCTGCATATCCTCATCTTCGTATTCAGCATCCTGTTTTCGTTTCAATTCCCGTGCGTACAAGTCTTTAAATGCTTCAAATTCAGCAAGTGTAACATGGCACACCTTAGTTGCAAATGCATTGTCCGATTTATTGGttatttgatataaaagtggATTCTTAGTTGGCTCATCTGGATCTACTTTAAGTGGTCTTGGTTTGAATAGACCCAGTCTTTCAAGAAAGACATGGCGGCAACGTATCTCCTCTAATGGCTTAGATAACGcttctgattttattttttcaggtaTTTCCGCACGCATTACCTCTTTCAAGTACGTCACCTTTTCTTCGGCACGTCGCTCCGACAGTTCAAGTAAATCCGGACAATTCATTAACAATTTCCAAACATTTTTGCTAGTGCCAGCAAATGATTTCAAATAACCAATATGTTTACGTAAACGCATGTTTTCGTTCACATCTAAAAGTTCTGGATATTTTGTTAGCAGTAAAAACATTAGCTTCTCGGTGAATTGAAAGCTGCGCCAAAATTCCATTGCATCAACTAGACGTTGTGTCGGACGTGCAAACACCTCCGGATTACCGGTTGCAATGCGCAGGAAATTGCTCGTATTGAGACCGTGATTCATGAGTGTTTCATGTGCATTACGCCATTGTGCCGGGACACTCTAGCCAACAAAGGATTCACTCTCACAGCTTCGTCTATGTGCGCTTGATCCAATGGTGTTTCATCATCGAGCACTGTGCTCACCGTACTTGGTGTTGATAGCTGTTGGTCATGtatgaacaaaattaaaaatattcattaactcatTAATTTTAATCTTACTTGCTGTCTTCTGTGAAGCAACGGCACATATTTAttggaatttgttaaaaatttccgcAACATTACGAAAGCTATAGGAACCTCGGTTCAAAACAAATAGAACAGCAGATTGCGGTGATGTGATGCCGTACTGTAAATGGCCTCGTCAAAATGGCTGCGTCACAATCGGCGCTTTCAGGAAACTTGTATTGAGCAACaatgcaaagaggataaataaaataagagccaccagtctgctacgagtggcgagtaactcccagaaatcaaaaaatatatgccgaattttttcaaagagggacatttttgaattgtctcgcatttattccTACAGTGTAGATACTttatgcaactgtgatttttggaaagagaattaattagttaattaaatacagGCGGAAAAATAAACGCAAGTACCCCACGAAAATGgttagaagacattttatgcacatctcgcccaaaaaaacagCGActtcctcttagaaaacattgaGCATACGTCTCttcataatttatcctctttgctttggcTTTTTACGTTTATCGCGtcactaaagctgcagacattggtgctttatcggtaaccttataacagctgattcgaccaaccttatgagaatcaatgcaatcaattattggTGCCGATAAGGTCGTAAacatatcgtagccaaccaattggtttttggtttaccgtcgtaacaataaacagctgattacgttagggatacgactacatcatcgatgtagcacaacacagcgcgTCCTTTCACTCCTCCTTAATACAACGAGTACCGTTTTGAATAATGCGGCTACTTCCTTAACCAACGAAGGAACATTCCCTACAACAAACGAAAATATAATGGCGatactacaaacaatattacagaagcatatcgacctggaatttagattgactaagattgaagaaaaggtgcatagtgaaatattgaactgttatttgtgaaaccctagtaattgtagccgcaataccttgattctctttaattattatttatgctataATTTCAGCTTCCAGAATTGGCAGAAGTCATGGCTCAACATTggaagaaaacgcacaaaatagtaTGCCGTATCAGCGGAGAAATGGAAAATGATACTCACACCGAGCTCTCTATCGTTATGCCACTAACATCGTTGGATTCAGTTTATGACATTGAGAAAAAGTTGGACTCAGATTATTATCAAGAAGcaatggtatttttgaatatttttaattgtatttcataacttaaattggtggttttcatttagaaatcatATATCTTTATGCTGAAAGATGCATCATCAGACATTATTGGAGTAATGAGAAAACTTTTCTCTGACaacgttcttttcaattttaactgggacggagtacatggcaaacgatctttatctaaactgaaactcgtgaacagcgtactttttggtagtgtaatttaaattgttttaaaatgtcATTATTTTCATTGTCCATTCCTATTAATTTAGACGTTTTCAAACTGCAAGGCAGGATCGACTTCGAAGACAGCATGAGACGGTGTTTAACGCTGAGCCACAACTGGCATAAACAAAGGCGGTATCTGAGCAATAAATCCAGCTCTGCAACAGCATAAGCCTacatacaacaaacgaacaagacacactgaaataatcttgattaaaaactatataagaacctaataattctaagttttttcctacgttcctattctaaggtttttatgcctaattaaaataatattcaacaatcgcccAAAGTTTGCagagaattttaaagcaatttaattgcaacgaatttgtcaataatttttaaccaaaaatttataaactagatgtataagaaataagtattttgaatatacatatttgtgatgaacttaactgaaataattctaagttttttcctacgttactaatctaagctttttatgctctaattaaaataatattcaacaatcgcacaaaatttgcaaagatttttaaagcaatctaattgcaacgaatttgtcaataatttttaaccaaaatttataaaatagatgtataacaaaaaaatattttgaatataaataattgctgatgaatttaactgacagtaccaataccatcaactaaatagtccttataaatattgtaatcacataattcaaaacaaaaaattactatgagtacctacgtttattattgcaaaatcacgaagaaagaaaattgcatgaagtacattcaatctaaaattatgccacagaatgcatatatcgcattttaaactaaaaaatatgaaaacttaaaaaaatttcagatcggtatttaagtttaaatcgatccatgaaagcatcgtgaaataactttttttttggtagttaacgttatcgtttagcctggttttgttaccaattttgttattttcgtggtataaatcaacattcaacacaaatcttctctgattatgagttgaaatactttttggtttaggttgtgatatgtaaaattacatatttttgtacacagttctaaaatgtaaagggaaaaaatttatatttgtgtattaattgaattattaaaaagatattgttatattaatgatatagagaagcgccaatacGAATgtaagtggtttcaaaccactggtaggcTATTCACCAATTTAActgtcaaaaaaatgttaaattgttcattttatgtaaaaaaaatttgaaagttgcaattgaagttctgaaagctcggaaatttcaattgaagttcaaataattacaattgaagttcacaattttcaatagaagttcagtaaattataattgaagctcaggaatttcaactgcagttcagcaaattacaactgaagttcagaaaataacaattcaagttcaattataattttctgaactacaaacagaaattctgaacttcaattttaattttctgaactacaaattgaaattctgagcttgaatttaattttctgaacttgaattgaaatttttgaacttcaattgtaactttcgaaccgcaattgcagctttctgaactaaaataaaaaagttatagcattaaaattggcgaattacaagtcaacttacccaaattgtgaattgcctactcacgatttgatggtttactgcaacaaatagttctgttagttcttttcttttgttttctatatcattaattaatttatttaagtttcccttaactttgtatgcatacaatcgcatacaatcgcatacaataaaatttgtatttatgggtcaccaacaagactgaaaaactattccttaagacttatagttaataatttacaactattataaataatgtaatatattgtaaaaatgtttaataaaagaaatgttaatagatttgaattaaagaaatattttatttatatagcagtataatccaagtaaaaaaacggtcataacactagtcaaaagacggtcatattaacgtaaaaatactcgtaaagttacaggtatataactcaaaaaatgattgccagaacgtgaatgtaagaacagtacagcactatagtttgtttacttttcgataacctaaaaccgtatatgtgtgagcagtatggacaatcacataaataggtacgacggaatggactggtcacaaatgttactgctgccctgtacaaatgctacttagcgatttacgtgttccatcgacacagctgttagtcattttcctagtcaatttacgggcacatttttgctgGGTAGTTGATGATACAGGAAAATTTGGTACAGTGCAGTTGGTTTTACTTCAATGCAGTCCGTCTTTGTTATGGTTCATTTTTAGCTTTGTTCTCTATTTATGTAGTCTTAGTCCAAGCGTTTTATTATGTCACTGGTCATAAAATAAGAAACTGGGTTTTACGGGAAAATAATACCTgctaatgcttaacaaaaatatacttaCCCATTTCTTTGTTTTAAAGATCTACCTAagatcatagtgtacctataccaagtgtgttcactaagcgataaacgtcaaaactacaaacagcctcgctcacctgatggaaatctcaggtctagagtcgcatttttggtctcaacgacaacatttttgactaccaatcgtatggactttttcaatttttcaatcattcggagcattcggtaatggtatccattttgaattcgctgtcattccgaatccagcgagtgcctgtcagaatgcttgacagataagtcaacacacttgtacttgtacactatgcctAAGATCTCAAACTCCGAGCGAGCTTTAGGTTGGGTTTatgttatatatacatacatctgtATATTCCCGAAGTACTCAAttgccctacaagacaggtacccgttacctaatcgattacttaatcgttaccaataacttggtcaccaattatcgtcttaatgacttttacattgctgtcgtgaaaaaggtaacgcatgcgctctctcaaaatagtgtacgtgtgactcgctttctcgctcttacctattgtgttttcgacattctttctcgctcgatgttatttacatttttaagttacttcattaggtatgttttcgttatcgctaaccaaaacatatgcaacaacaacaacacgggtaactggcctatcggttacccgtaccagTTACCTTCTgccaattcgctttttatatgaatgaaacgcgtcccttttgtttaaataatatttaattatgaataaattatgtatacaatgttttttacaaataatttccttgattttctagtaaaccttacatatgtgcatatttatatgtaaaaactacatatgtaaagacataaactcattcgtagtcgtgccctttctgaaaccattttgagtttcgaagctcacactgatggtgctcaatttttcctgcgcgggtggtgttgttagtatcagtttg
The DNA window shown above is from Eurosta solidaginis isolate ZX-2024a chromosome 2, ASM4086904v1, whole genome shotgun sequence and carries:
- the LOC137240414 gene encoding uncharacterized protein codes for the protein MAILQTILQKHIDLEFRLTKIEEKLPELAEVMAQHWKKTHKIVCRISGEMENDTHTELSIVMPLTSLDSVYDIEKKLDSDYYQEAMKSYIFMLKDASSDIIGVMRKLFSDNVLFNFNWDGVHGKRSLSKLKLVNSVLFDVFKLQGRIDFEDSMRRCLTLSHNWHKQRRYLSNKSSSATA